A genomic segment from Deinococcus radiotolerans encodes:
- a CDS encoding cysteine desulfurase family protein, giving the protein MTVYFDDHATTPCDPRVVAAMMPYFTAQFANPASTSHGPGRDAADAIENARSQVAALLNAPAGDVVFTGGATESNNLALYGVARAAAMYGGRRRIITLPTEHKAVLEPCRDLQEQGFDVVYAPVDRYGTVDLAALEGLLTPETLLVSIQAANSEIGTLQPMAQIGAFARAAGALYHCDATQLVGRAPVDWQALPVDLLSLSAHKLYGPKGTGALLLRPSLRRGGLQPLMRGGGQEGGLRPGTHNVPAVVGFGVAADLAAQEGPADTERVARLRDRFEASLRAALPEVRFNGHPERRLPGNSSVTLPGLEADALLMHLPGFALSLGSACNSGALEPSYVLTAIGLSRDDADSTFRVGLGRFTTAAAVGELTNAIVAGAGRLAELGAAFTR; this is encoded by the coding sequence ATGACCGTATACTTTGACGATCACGCAACCACCCCCTGTGATCCCAGGGTGGTGGCGGCGATGATGCCGTACTTCACGGCGCAGTTTGCCAACCCTGCGAGCACCTCGCACGGACCCGGCCGGGACGCTGCGGACGCGATAGAAAACGCCCGCTCGCAGGTTGCGGCGCTGCTGAACGCCCCGGCGGGCGACGTGGTGTTCACGGGTGGCGCCACGGAAAGCAACAACCTGGCCTTGTACGGCGTCGCGCGCGCCGCGGCCATGTATGGGGGCCGGCGGCGCATCATCACGCTTCCCACCGAGCACAAAGCCGTTCTTGAACCCTGCAGAGACCTTCAGGAGCAGGGTTTCGACGTTGTGTATGCGCCGGTGGACCGGTACGGGACCGTGGATCTTGCGGCGCTCGAGGGGCTGCTGACGCCTGAGACACTGCTCGTATCGATTCAGGCGGCCAACAGCGAAATTGGCACCCTCCAGCCCATGGCCCAAATCGGCGCCTTCGCACGCGCGGCCGGCGCGCTCTATCACTGTGACGCTACGCAGCTCGTTGGCCGCGCACCGGTCGACTGGCAGGCATTGCCTGTGGATCTGCTCTCCCTAAGTGCCCACAAGCTCTACGGCCCAAAGGGGACGGGAGCGCTGCTGTTGCGGCCGTCTCTGCGGCGAGGCGGGCTGCAGCCTCTGATGCGCGGGGGCGGCCAGGAAGGTGGCCTTCGGCCAGGCACCCACAACGTGCCGGCGGTGGTCGGTTTCGGTGTGGCCGCGGATCTCGCAGCGCAGGAAGGGCCCGCTGACACAGAAAGGGTCGCGCGGCTGCGTGACCGGTTCGAAGCGTCCCTGCGCGCCGCCCTTCCAGAAGTTCGGTTCAACGGTCATCCTGAACGGCGGCTCCCCGGCAACAGCAGCGTCACCCTGCCAGGGTTGGAGGCGGATGCCCTGCTGATGCACCTGCCGGGATTCGCGCTGAGCTTGGGCTCCGCCTGCAACAGCGGAGCCCTAGAGCCGTCGTATGTGCTGACGGCCATCGGGTTGAGCCGCGATGACGCGGACAGCACCTTCCGGGTGGGGCTCGGCCGGTTTACCACCGCAGCGGCTGTTGGTGAGTTGACCAACGCCATCGTGGCTGGCGCTGGCCGTCTGGCTGAGCTCGGGGCTGCGTTTACTAGATGA
- a CDS encoding phosphoadenosine phosphosulfate reductase family protein: MTELTSRPLRHILSLSGGKDSTALAIYMRDKVPEMEYIFCDTGEELPETYEYLDRLEAYLGKPIVRLNPDRPFSHYLELYRGVLPDSRTRWCTRMLKIKPFEKYVGDAQAISYIAIRSDETHRKGYISTKPNLHAVYPFIEGGLIKRDVFKLLEDSGLGIPEYYEWRSRSGCYFCFYQQRREWVGLLERHPDLYEKAKTFEKFDEATGRRFTWSVKESLSELADPDRVEQIKTSQLRSKEQGSAALLDLLDEQEDDASCMVCHL, translated from the coding sequence ATGACTGAGCTGACATCCCGTCCCCTGCGCCACATCCTTTCGTTGTCCGGAGGGAAAGACAGCACGGCGCTCGCCATTTACATGCGCGACAAAGTGCCCGAAATGGAGTACATCTTCTGCGACACCGGTGAAGAGCTCCCTGAGACATATGAATACCTCGACCGACTAGAAGCCTACCTGGGCAAGCCAATCGTCCGGCTCAACCCCGACCGGCCGTTTTCGCACTACCTGGAACTGTACCGGGGAGTGCTGCCCGACAGCCGCACCCGCTGGTGCACGCGCATGCTCAAGATTAAGCCGTTTGAGAAGTACGTCGGCGACGCGCAGGCCATCAGCTACATCGCCATTCGCTCGGACGAAACGCACCGCAAAGGCTACATCTCCACCAAACCCAACCTGCACGCCGTGTACCCGTTTATCGAGGGGGGCCTAATCAAACGCGATGTATTTAAACTCCTCGAAGACAGCGGCCTGGGCATTCCCGAGTACTACGAGTGGCGGTCACGGTCCGGCTGCTACTTCTGCTTCTATCAACAGCGCCGCGAATGGGTAGGCCTGCTTGAACGTCACCCGGACCTCTACGAGAAAGCCAAGACCTTCGAGAAATTTGACGAGGCCACCGGCCGGCGCTTTACCTGGTCAGTGAAAGAAAGCCTGAGCGAACTCGCTGACCCGGACCGCGTTGAGCAAATCAAGACGTCACAGCTGAGGTCCAAGGAACAGGGGAGCGCGGCGCTACTCGACCTCCTCGATGAGCAGGAAGATGACGCGTCCTGCATGGTCTGCCACCTATAA